From a region of the Odocoileus virginianus isolate 20LAN1187 ecotype Illinois chromosome 1, Ovbor_1.2, whole genome shotgun sequence genome:
- the GIMAP4 gene encoding GTPase IMAP family member 4 isoform X2 — translation MAAQYLGEPRTSHGLAYLGDSQLRLVLVGKTGAGKSATGNSILREKVFQSISSPVSITKHCEKRNGTWRGREVVVVDTPGLFDTDIPDAETLKEITRCMLLTSPGPHALLLVIPLGPYTLEDQKATEKILTMFGERAREHMILLFTRKDDLGDMDFHDYLEHAPTAIQDLICKFRDRYCVYNSKATGAEQENQREQLLALVQDVVDKCNGRYYTNSLYQKTEEEIQKQTQVLLENYRAELEKAKAQIKQEFEEEIRKLKDELEQQKRKVQMERQLAEREAHWVSRQQTARDDVLSQNEILETIFTLLRVASFVFSLFRD, via the coding sequence GGCTTGCATACCTCGGAGATTCCCAGCTGAGACTTGTCTTAGTGGGTAAGACTGGGGCAGGAAAAAGTGCAACAGGAAACAGCATCCTCAGAGAGAAAGTGTTTCAGTCTATCTCTTCACCTGTATCCATCACCAAGCACTGTGAGAAAAGAAATGGCACCTGGAGGGGGAGAGAAGTTGTCGTCGTGGACACCCCTGGCCTCTTTGACACGGACATCCCAGATGCTGAGACTCTCAAGGAGATTACCCGCTGCATGCTGCTGACCTCCCCGGGGCCTCACGCTCTGCTCCTGGTCATCCCACTGGGCCCTTACACGCTGGAAGACCAGAAAGCCACAGAGAAGATCCTGACGATGTTTGGAGAGAGAGCTAGGGAACACATGATTCTCTTATTCACCCGGAAAGATGACTTAGGTGACATGGATTTCCATGATTACTTAGAGCATGCTCCTACAGCCATCCAAGATCTGATTTGCAAGTTCAGAGATCGCTACTGTGTTTACAACAGCAAGGCCACAGGAGCTGAGCAGGAGAACCAGAGGGAGCAGCTGCTGGCCCTGGTCCAGGATGTGGTGGACAAGTGCAATGGGAGATACTACACGAATAGCCTGTATCAGAAGACCGAGGAGGAGATTCAGAAACAAACCCAAGTGTTACTAGAAAATTACAGAGCAGAGCTTGAGAAAGCGAAAGCTCAGATAAAACAGGAGTTCGAAGAGGAAATCAGAAAGCTGAAGGATGAACTAGAACAGCAAAAGCGGAAGGTGCAAATGGAAAGGCAATTGGCAGAAAGGGAGGCTCACTGGGTTTCAAGGCAGCAAACAGCCAGAGATGATGTTTTGAGTCAGAATGAGATACTTGAAACCATCTTCACCTTGTTACGGGTTGCTTCCTTTGTCTTCTCTCTGTTTAGGGATTAA